A section of the Streptomyces sp. SLBN-118 genome encodes:
- a CDS encoding adhesin, with product MARETLAGRISLLSRTGKILLAGGVALAALAVAVSAVTLYGGDSAATEANASDDADFDPGDFGGAPQRIVPTALPGTSPTASSTSQPVPSPSRSGATRKPATPNAPARPSYSAWAGPGCTGGGLYRETGRFSDGFDGWYTVNIGGHKGDGCDGRFSAVPMSGSDTRDSGGRATWSWYVGSGYTTCSVAVVIPEANRDQDVAGDPTTYRVLADPDDEDSAIKSFEIDQMSLRGSGLIVEKIPVTNQRLAVQLVDRGKDWGSDERDGAHHAAAQMRAVCRA from the coding sequence ATGGCCCGGGAGACACTGGCGGGACGTATCTCCCTCCTCTCTCGTACGGGAAAGATCCTGCTGGCGGGGGGAGTTGCCCTGGCCGCCCTCGCCGTGGCCGTCTCGGCGGTCACGCTGTACGGAGGCGACTCGGCCGCGACCGAGGCGAACGCCTCCGACGACGCGGACTTCGACCCGGGCGACTTCGGCGGCGCCCCGCAGCGCATCGTCCCCACGGCACTGCCCGGCACCTCCCCGACCGCGTCGTCCACGTCCCAGCCCGTCCCGAGTCCGAGCCGCTCCGGCGCCACGAGGAAGCCGGCCACGCCGAATGCCCCTGCCAGGCCCTCGTACTCCGCCTGGGCGGGCCCGGGGTGCACGGGCGGCGGCCTCTACCGCGAGACCGGCCGTTTCAGCGACGGCTTCGACGGCTGGTACACGGTGAACATCGGCGGCCACAAAGGCGACGGCTGCGACGGCCGCTTCAGCGCGGTGCCGATGTCGGGCAGTGACACCAGGGACAGCGGGGGCAGGGCGACCTGGTCGTGGTACGTGGGCAGCGGATACACGACCTGCTCGGTGGCCGTCGTCATCCCGGAGGCCAACCGCGACCAGGACGTGGCGGGCGACCCGACGACCTACCGGGTGCTGGCCGACCCGGACGACGAGGACAGTGCGATCAAGTCCTTCGAGATCGACCAGATGTCACTGCGGGGCAGCGGCCTGATCGTTGAGAAGATCCCGGTCACCAACCAGCGGCTGGCGGTGCAACTGGTGGACCGCGGCAAGGACTGGGGCAGCGACGAACGCGACGGTGCGCACCACGCGGCGGCCCAGATGCGGGCGGTCTGCCGCGCCTGA
- a CDS encoding NUDIX hydrolase → MQWTVHGERQIYSNPWVNLWLTDVQQPDGHRFEHHVVRMRHLAVAAVVDDHKRVLMMWRHRFITDTWGWELPMGLIEAGETPQQTAAREVEEETGWRVEAMKPLVYAQPANGITDSEHHVFRADRATYAGPPTETNESDRIEWIPLREIRGLIDRREIVSSGSLVGLLYLLLDEAG, encoded by the coding sequence ATGCAGTGGACCGTCCATGGCGAACGGCAGATCTACAGCAACCCGTGGGTCAACCTCTGGCTCACGGACGTCCAGCAGCCGGACGGCCACCGGTTCGAGCATCACGTCGTACGGATGCGCCATCTGGCGGTCGCCGCAGTGGTCGACGACCACAAGCGCGTACTGATGATGTGGCGGCACCGGTTCATCACCGACACCTGGGGCTGGGAACTGCCCATGGGCCTCATCGAGGCGGGCGAGACCCCCCAGCAGACCGCGGCGCGTGAGGTCGAGGAGGAGACCGGCTGGCGGGTCGAGGCCATGAAACCCCTGGTGTACGCGCAGCCCGCGAACGGCATCACCGACTCCGAGCACCATGTCTTCCGCGCCGACAGAGCCACGTACGCGGGCCCGCCCACGGAGACAAACGAGTCGGACCGGATCGAGTGGATCCCTCTGCGCGAGATCCGCGGCCTGATCGACCGTCGGGAGATCGTCAGCAGCGGCAGTCTGGTCGGCCTGCTGTACCTGCTGCTGGACGAGGCCGGCTGA